From a region of the Pan paniscus chromosome 19, NHGRI_mPanPan1-v2.0_pri, whole genome shotgun sequence genome:
- the FKBP10 gene encoding peptidyl-prolyl cis-trans isomerase FKBP10 isoform X2 — protein sequence MFPAGPPSHSLLRLPLLQLLLLVVQAVGRGLGRASPAGGPLEDVVIERYHIPRACPREVQMGDFVRYHYNGTFEDGKKFDSSYDRNTLVAIVVGVGRLITGMDRGLMGMCVNERRRLIVPPHLGYGSIGLAGLIPPDATLYFDVVLLDVWNKEDTVQVSTLLRPPHCPRMVQDGDFVRYHYNGTLLDGTSFDTSYSRGGTYDTYVGSGWLIKGMDQGLLGMCPGERRKIIIPPFLAYGEKGYGTVIPPQASLVFHVLLIDVHNPKDTVQLETLELPPGCVRRAGAGDFMRYHYNGSLMDGTLFDSSYSRNHTYNTYIGQGYIIPGMDQGLQGACMGERRRITIPPHLAYGENGTGDKIPGSAVLIFNVHVIDFHNPADVVEIRTLSRPSETCNETTKLGDFVRYHYNCSLLDGTQLFTSHDYGAPQEATLGANKVIEGLDTGLQGMCVGERRQLIVPPHLAHGESGARGVPGSAVLLFEVELVSREDGLPTGYLFVWHEDPPANLFEDMDLNKDGEVPPEEFSTFIKAQVSEGKGRLMPGQDPEKTIGDMFQNQDRNQDGKITVDELKLKSDEDEERVHEEL from the exons ATGTTCCCCGCGGGCCCCCCCAGCCACAGCCTCCTCCGGCTCCCCCTGCTGCAGTTGCTGCTACTGGTGGTGCAGGccgtggggagggggctgggccgCGCCAGCCCGGCCGGGGGCCCCCTGGAAGATGTGGTCATCGAGAGGTACCACATCCCCAGGGCCTGTCCCCGGGAAGTGCAGATGGGGGATTTTGTGCGCTACCACTACAACGGCACTTTTGAAGATGGCAAGAAGTTTGATTCAAG CTATGATCGCAACACCTTGGTGGCCATCGTGGTGGGTGTGGGGCGCCTCATCACTGGCATGGACCGAGGCCTCATGGGCATGTGTGTCAACGAGCGGCGACGCCTCATTGTGCCTCCCCACCTGGGCTATGGGAGCATCGGCCTGG CGGGGCTCATTCCACCGGATGCCACCCTCTACTTCGATGTGGTTCTGCTGGATGTGTGGAACAAGGAAGACACCGTGCAGGTGAGCACATTGCTGCGCCCGCCCCACTGCCCCCGCATGGTCCAGGACGGCGACTTTGTCCGCTACCACTACAATGGCACCCTGCTGGACGGCACCTCCTTCGACACCAG CTACAGTAGGGGCGGCACTTATGACACCTACGTCGGCTCTGGTTGGCTGATCAAGGGCATGGACCAGGGGCTGCTGGGCATGTGTcctggagagagaaggaagattaTCATCCCTCCATTCTTGGCCTATGGCGAGAAAGGCTATG GGACAGTGATCCCCCCACAGGCCTCGCTGGTCTTTCACGTCCTCCTGATTGACGTGCACAACCCGAAGGACACTGTCCAGCTAGAGACACTGGAGCTCCCCCCCGGCTGTGTCCGCAGAGCCGGGGCCGGGGACTTCATGCGCTACCACTACAATGGCTCCTTGATGGATGGCACCCTCTTCGATTCCAG CTACTCCCGCAACCACACCTACAATACCTATATCGGGCAGGGTTACATCATCCCCGGGATGGACCAGGGGCTGCAGGGTGCCTGCATGGGGGAACGCCGGAGAATTACCATCCCCCCGCACCTCGCctacggggagaatggaactg GAGACAAGATCCCTGGCTCTGCCGTGCTAATCTTCAACGTCCATGTCATTGACTTCCACAACCCTGCGGATGTGGTGGAAATCAGGACACTGTCCCGGCCATCTGAGACCTGCAATGAGACCACCAAGCTTGGGGACTTTGTTCGATACCATTACAACTGTTCTTTGCTGGACGGCACCCAGCTGTTCACCTC GCATGACTACGGGGCCCCCCAGGAGGCGACTCTCGGGGCCAACAAGGTGATCGAAGGCCTGGACACGGGCCTGCAGGGCATGTGTGTGGGAGAGAGGCGGCAGCTCATCGTGCCCCCGCACCTGGCCCACGGGGAGAGTGGAG CCCGGGGAGTCCCAGGCAGTGCTGTGCTGCTGTTTGAGGTGGAGCTGGTGTCCCGGGAGGATGGGCTGCCCACAGGCTACCTGTTTGTGTGGCACGAGGACCCTCCTGCCAATCTGTTTGAAGACATGGACCTCAACAAGGATGGCGAGGTCCCTCCGGAGGAG ttcTCCACCTTCATCAAGGCTCAAGTGAGTGAGGGCAAAGGACGCCTCATGCCTGGGCAGGACCCTGAGAAAACCATAGGAGACATGTTCCAGAACCAGGACCGCAACCAGGACGGCAAGATCACAGTCGACGAGCTCAAGCTGAAGTCAGATGAGGACGAGGAGCGGGTCCACGAGGAGCTCTGA
- the FKBP10 gene encoding peptidyl-prolyl cis-trans isomerase FKBP10 isoform X1, whose amino-acid sequence MFPAGPPSHSLLRLPLLQLLLLVVQAVGRGLGRASPAGGPLEDVVIERYHIPRACPREVQMGDFVRYHYNGTFEDGKKFDSSYDRNTLVAIVVGVGRLITGMDRGLMGMCVNERRRLIVPPHLGYGSIGLAGLIPPDATLYFDVVLLDVWNKEDTVQVSTLLRPPHCPRMVQDGDFVRYHYNGTLLDGTSFDTSYSRGGTYDTYVGSGWLIKGMDQGLLGMCPGERRKIIIPPFLAYGEKGYGTVIPPQASLVFHVLLIDVHNPKDTVQLETLELPPGCVRRAGAGDFMRYHYNGSLMDGTLFDSSYSRNHTYNTYIGQGYIIPGMDQGLQGACMGERRRITIPPHLAYGENGTGDKIPGSAVLIFNVHVIDFHNPADVVEIRTLSRPSETCNETTKLGDFVRYHYNCSLLDGTQLFTSHDYGAPQEATLGANKVIEGLDTGLQGMCVGERRQLIVPPHLAHGESGARGVPGSAVLLFEVELVSREDGLPTGYLFVWHEDPPANLFEDMDLNKDGEVPPEEVGEGSVLIAMPTQSPHPGSIKEEDVPRPDCPPALVLLPALSPTPQAPCPCFFLGTHAGCSLPESSHRLSPCHASTPAPTRTPAPVPFPALPELQGAGEPGKKEEKESTHWPPPGAPPKAMTLTARSPGSPLPQFSTFIKAQVSEGKGRLMPGQDPEKTIGDMFQNQDRNQDGKITVDELKLKSDEDEERVHEEL is encoded by the exons ATGTTCCCCGCGGGCCCCCCCAGCCACAGCCTCCTCCGGCTCCCCCTGCTGCAGTTGCTGCTACTGGTGGTGCAGGccgtggggagggggctgggccgCGCCAGCCCGGCCGGGGGCCCCCTGGAAGATGTGGTCATCGAGAGGTACCACATCCCCAGGGCCTGTCCCCGGGAAGTGCAGATGGGGGATTTTGTGCGCTACCACTACAACGGCACTTTTGAAGATGGCAAGAAGTTTGATTCAAG CTATGATCGCAACACCTTGGTGGCCATCGTGGTGGGTGTGGGGCGCCTCATCACTGGCATGGACCGAGGCCTCATGGGCATGTGTGTCAACGAGCGGCGACGCCTCATTGTGCCTCCCCACCTGGGCTATGGGAGCATCGGCCTGG CGGGGCTCATTCCACCGGATGCCACCCTCTACTTCGATGTGGTTCTGCTGGATGTGTGGAACAAGGAAGACACCGTGCAGGTGAGCACATTGCTGCGCCCGCCCCACTGCCCCCGCATGGTCCAGGACGGCGACTTTGTCCGCTACCACTACAATGGCACCCTGCTGGACGGCACCTCCTTCGACACCAG CTACAGTAGGGGCGGCACTTATGACACCTACGTCGGCTCTGGTTGGCTGATCAAGGGCATGGACCAGGGGCTGCTGGGCATGTGTcctggagagagaaggaagattaTCATCCCTCCATTCTTGGCCTATGGCGAGAAAGGCTATG GGACAGTGATCCCCCCACAGGCCTCGCTGGTCTTTCACGTCCTCCTGATTGACGTGCACAACCCGAAGGACACTGTCCAGCTAGAGACACTGGAGCTCCCCCCCGGCTGTGTCCGCAGAGCCGGGGCCGGGGACTTCATGCGCTACCACTACAATGGCTCCTTGATGGATGGCACCCTCTTCGATTCCAG CTACTCCCGCAACCACACCTACAATACCTATATCGGGCAGGGTTACATCATCCCCGGGATGGACCAGGGGCTGCAGGGTGCCTGCATGGGGGAACGCCGGAGAATTACCATCCCCCCGCACCTCGCctacggggagaatggaactg GAGACAAGATCCCTGGCTCTGCCGTGCTAATCTTCAACGTCCATGTCATTGACTTCCACAACCCTGCGGATGTGGTGGAAATCAGGACACTGTCCCGGCCATCTGAGACCTGCAATGAGACCACCAAGCTTGGGGACTTTGTTCGATACCATTACAACTGTTCTTTGCTGGACGGCACCCAGCTGTTCACCTC GCATGACTACGGGGCCCCCCAGGAGGCGACTCTCGGGGCCAACAAGGTGATCGAAGGCCTGGACACGGGCCTGCAGGGCATGTGTGTGGGAGAGAGGCGGCAGCTCATCGTGCCCCCGCACCTGGCCCACGGGGAGAGTGGAG CCCGGGGAGTCCCAGGCAGTGCTGTGCTGCTGTTTGAGGTGGAGCTGGTGTCCCGGGAGGATGGGCTGCCCACAGGCTACCTGTTTGTGTGGCACGAGGACCCTCCTGCCAATCTGTTTGAAGACATGGACCTCAACAAGGATGGCGAGGTCCCTCCGGAGGAGGTGGGTGAAGGTTCAGTCCTAATAGCCATGCCCACGCAATCCCCGCACCCAGGAAGCATCAAGGAAGAAGACGTCCCCCGTCCAGACTGCCCACCCGCCCTGGTGCTCCTGCCTGCGCTGAGTCCCACGCCTCAGGCTCCTTGTCCCTGCTTTTTCCTGGGCACACATGCAGGCTGTTCCCTACCTGAGAGCAGTCACAGACTATCCCCATGCCACgcctccaccccagcccccaccaggaCCCCAGCACCAGTGCCTTTCCCAGCCCTTCCTGAGTTACAGGGTGCGGGGGAGCctgggaaaaaagaagaaaaagaaagcactcACTGGCCTCCACCCGGGGCCCCTCCCAAGGCCATGACCCTCACTGCCCGCTCCCCCggctctcccctcccccagttcTCCACCTTCATCAAGGCTCAAGTGAGTGAGGGCAAAGGACGCCTCATGCCTGGGCAGGACCCTGAGAAAACCATAGGAGACATGTTCCAGAACCAGGACCGCAACCAGGACGGCAAGATCACAGTCGACGAGCTCAAGCTGAAGTCAGATGAGGACGAGGAGCGGGTCCACGAGGAGCTCTGA